A stretch of the Glutamicibacter sp. JL.03c genome encodes the following:
- the rsmG gene encoding 16S rRNA (guanine(527)-N(7))-methyltransferase RsmG, whose protein sequence is MTEDLSLTAEETLAAEKIFGDRLDLAKRYVQHLATSGIERGLLGPREVPRLWSRHVLNCAVIESVMERDVEVADVGSGAGLPGLCLAIARPDLKLTLIEPLERRCIWLSEVIDDLGLDNVTVMRGRAEQMVDAVNARYVTARAVSALTNLAGLTIPLLHGQGELIAIKGRSAAEEIDKASKAIRKLGGKETEVLTVGEDFLAEPTTVVRIKVG, encoded by the coding sequence ATGACTGAGGATCTCAGCCTTACTGCAGAAGAGACCCTGGCCGCCGAGAAGATCTTCGGTGACCGCCTGGATCTAGCCAAGCGCTACGTCCAGCATCTGGCTACCTCAGGTATCGAACGCGGGCTGCTCGGTCCTCGTGAAGTTCCACGCTTGTGGTCGCGCCACGTGCTCAACTGCGCGGTCATCGAGTCTGTCATGGAGCGCGATGTCGAGGTTGCCGACGTAGGCTCGGGAGCGGGCCTGCCAGGCCTCTGCTTGGCCATCGCACGTCCGGATCTGAAGCTCACTCTTATCGAGCCCCTGGAACGCCGCTGCATCTGGCTCTCCGAGGTCATCGATGACCTTGGCTTGGATAACGTGACCGTCATGCGCGGACGCGCCGAGCAGATGGTCGATGCCGTAAATGCTCGCTACGTCACCGCACGGGCTGTATCGGCGTTGACCAACTTGGCTGGACTTACAATCCCACTGCTGCATGGCCAGGGCGAGCTTATCGCCATCAAGGGTCGTTCGGCCGCTGAAGAGATCGATAAGGCCTCGAAGGCCATTCGCAAGCTCGGGGGCAAGGAAACTGAAGTCTTGACTGTCGGTGAAGATTTCCTCGCGGAGCCTACTACGGTGGTTCGCATTAAGGTTGGCTAG
- a CDS encoding ParA family protein yields MSKTKSSSDSAFDFSDSSSPLATQIASEHRRREALEARTVPAPEKTRYFTISNQKGGVGKTTTTVNLAAALAKGGLNVLVIDIDPQGNASTALGIEHHSEVDSIYDVLINDLPLSDVVATCPDLPTLQVAPATIHLAGAEIELVSLVAREQRLQRALDDYARTRQREGLPRLDYVFIDCPPSLGLLTVNAFVAAREVLIPIQCEYYALEGLSQLLKNIEMIQKHLNSKLKVSTILLTMYDGRTKLAAQVANEVREHFPEQVLDAVIPRSVRISEAPSYQQTVITYDPNSTGALSYTEAAYEMAERGA; encoded by the coding sequence GTGTCCAAGACTAAGAGCTCGTCGGATAGTGCTTTTGACTTCAGTGACTCGTCCTCGCCACTGGCTACGCAGATAGCTAGCGAGCATCGTCGTCGCGAAGCTTTGGAGGCCCGAACGGTGCCAGCTCCCGAGAAGACCCGCTATTTCACAATTTCAAACCAAAAGGGTGGCGTCGGCAAGACGACCACCACAGTCAACTTGGCAGCTGCGCTGGCCAAGGGCGGCTTGAATGTCTTGGTTATTGATATTGATCCGCAGGGAAATGCATCTACCGCCTTGGGCATTGAGCATCATTCCGAAGTCGATAGCATCTATGACGTGCTTATCAACGACCTTCCGTTGTCTGATGTTGTTGCAACATGCCCAGATCTGCCAACGCTCCAGGTTGCGCCGGCTACCATCCATCTGGCTGGCGCCGAGATCGAACTTGTCTCCCTGGTGGCTCGTGAGCAGCGACTGCAGCGAGCACTTGATGATTATGCGCGTACACGCCAACGCGAAGGCCTGCCACGCCTGGACTACGTTTTCATCGACTGCCCACCAAGCCTTGGGCTTCTCACCGTCAATGCTTTTGTCGCAGCCCGTGAGGTCCTGATCCCCATTCAGTGTGAGTACTACGCTCTCGAGGGCTTGAGCCAGCTCCTGAAGAATATCGAGATGATTCAGAAGCACCTGAACTCAAAACTCAAGGTTTCCACAATCCTGCTGACGATGTACGACGGACGTACCAAGCTGGCAGCTCAGGTTGCCAATGAGGTACGTGAGCATTTCCCTGAGCAGGTGCTCGACGCTGTCATTCCTCGATCGGTACGCATCTCCGAAGCTCCAAGTTACCAGCAGACCGTGATTACCTATGATCCGAACTCGACCGGAGCTCTTTCGTACACTGAAGCAGCCTATGAAATGGCCGAACGCGGGGCATAG
- a CDS encoding NUDIX domain-containing protein, with product MNRPIPSAPKRTPLTASMARAQATGGHTSLPTVEEISSGGIVIDFNAPQLPVAIIARYNRGGRLEWCLPKGHPEGVESNEEAAIREIEEETGIAGRILAPLGSVDYWFTVTNYRVHKTVHHFLLEATGGHLTIENDPDHEAVDVAWVPLDSLGKRLSFPNERRIADLAREVLTKHDSGS from the coding sequence ATGAACCGACCGATCCCGTCTGCCCCAAAGCGCACTCCATTGACTGCGTCAATGGCTCGCGCGCAGGCAACTGGCGGTCATACAAGCTTGCCAACAGTGGAAGAAATCTCTTCCGGCGGCATCGTCATCGACTTCAATGCCCCGCAACTGCCGGTAGCGATTATCGCCCGGTACAACCGCGGCGGCCGCCTGGAATGGTGCCTGCCCAAGGGGCATCCCGAGGGCGTGGAATCCAATGAGGAAGCGGCGATCCGCGAAATCGAGGAGGAAACCGGCATCGCCGGACGCATCCTCGCGCCGCTGGGTTCGGTCGACTACTGGTTCACCGTGACAAACTACCGAGTGCACAAAACCGTGCACCATTTCCTGCTGGAAGCTACCGGCGGGCATTTGACGATCGAGAACGATCCCGATCACGAAGCCGTCGATGTTGCCTGGGTCCCCCTGGATTCCCTCGGCAAACGCCTTTCCTTCCCCAATGAGCGCCGGATCGCTGATCTGGCACGCGAGGTTCTAACAAAGCATGACTCAGGTTCCTAA
- the trxB gene encoding thioredoxin-disulfide reductase translates to MTSAQNDEIRDVIIVGSGPSGYTAAIYTARANLKPLVIAGSVTAGGELMNTTDVENFPGFPEGIMGPDLMDNMQKQAERFGAEILFDDVTAMDLTGEIKTLSLADGTTFRARSVIVSTGSAYRELGLEDEKRLSGHGVSWCATCDGFFFREQNIAVIGGGDSAMEEALFLTKFASKVTVVHRRNELRASKIMADRALAHEKIDFVWDSEVVGINGDDKVQGLVLKNRTSGEESTLDVTGIFVAIGNDPRVDLVKDQLELTSEGTIAVEGRTSKTSLPGVFAAGDVIDSTYRQAITAAASGCAAAQDVEHYLANVNESVATV, encoded by the coding sequence GTGACTTCAGCACAGAACGACGAAATCCGCGACGTAATCATCGTCGGCTCCGGCCCGTCGGGTTATACCGCTGCGATTTACACCGCGCGTGCGAACCTGAAACCACTGGTCATCGCCGGTTCGGTCACCGCTGGCGGCGAACTGATGAACACCACGGACGTGGAAAACTTCCCAGGGTTCCCAGAGGGAATCATGGGCCCAGACCTGATGGACAACATGCAGAAGCAGGCCGAGCGCTTTGGCGCTGAGATCCTCTTCGATGATGTCACTGCGATGGATCTCACAGGCGAAATCAAAACCCTCTCGCTGGCCGACGGCACCACCTTCCGAGCCCGCAGCGTGATCGTCTCCACCGGCTCCGCATACCGCGAACTGGGCCTGGAAGACGAGAAGCGCCTCTCCGGCCACGGCGTCTCCTGGTGCGCAACCTGCGATGGTTTCTTCTTCCGCGAGCAGAACATTGCCGTGATCGGCGGCGGCGACTCCGCCATGGAAGAAGCACTGTTCCTGACCAAGTTCGCTTCCAAGGTCACCGTGGTGCACCGCCGCAACGAGCTTCGTGCATCGAAGATCATGGCCGACCGCGCCCTGGCTCACGAGAAGATCGACTTCGTGTGGGACTCCGAGGTAGTCGGCATCAACGGCGACGACAAGGTCCAGGGCCTAGTCCTCAAGAACCGCACCAGTGGCGAAGAGAGCACCCTGGATGTCACCGGCATCTTCGTAGCCATAGGCAATGATCCACGTGTGGATCTCGTCAAGGATCAGCTTGAACTGACTTCCGAGGGCACCATTGCCGTCGAAGGACGTACTTCGAAGACTTCACTGCCTGGTGTATTCGCTGCCGGCGACGTCATCGATTCCACCTACCGTCAGGCAATCACCGCAGCCGCTTCGGGTTGCGCCGCCGCACAGGACGTGGAGCACTACTTGGCTAACGTCAACGAATCCGTAGCAACCGTCTAA
- a CDS encoding protein jag: MTATENIDARELEAQIDDEQEVLDEGEVAADYLEELLDIADLDGDIDIEIRGGRTYISIVTEDENTSLGSLVGKNGEILDALQELTRLAVLTATGERSRLILDIAGYRADRAEQLKKLAEDAIASARETGEKVHLEPMSAYERKLVHDVIAEAGLHSESEGESTRRHIVISVVDS; encoded by the coding sequence ATGACTGCAACCGAGAATATCGACGCACGCGAGCTTGAAGCTCAGATTGATGATGAGCAAGAGGTATTGGACGAGGGCGAAGTCGCTGCAGACTACCTCGAAGAGCTTCTTGATATCGCTGATCTCGACGGCGACATCGACATCGAAATCCGCGGTGGACGCACCTACATCTCCATCGTGACTGAGGACGAAAACACCTCCTTGGGCAGCCTGGTGGGCAAGAACGGGGAGATCCTGGACGCCCTTCAGGAGCTGACCCGATTGGCAGTCCTTACAGCCACCGGTGAGCGTTCACGATTGATCTTGGACATAGCAGGCTACCGCGCAGATCGTGCTGAGCAGCTCAAGAAGCTGGCCGAGGACGCCATTGCCAGTGCCCGCGAGACCGGTGAAAAAGTCCATTTGGAACCAATGAGCGCCTACGAGCGCAAGCTCGTGCACGACGTGATCGCCGAGGCAGGACTGCATTCGGAATCCGAAGGCGAATCAACTCGACGCCATATCGTTATCTCGGTAGTGGACAGCTAA
- a CDS encoding CCA tRNA nucleotidyltransferase, which translates to MHALPSPDALRQILPSVIFDLADRFVMAGHELSLVGGPVRDLYLGRVSPDLDFTTSARPEETIKAISGWADNIWDVGREFGTIALKKGEHTLEVTTYRADAYDKESRKPIVAFGDNLHDDLFRRDFTMNSMALRLPDLELVDPFDGVSSLEDHCIRTPGAPDISFSDDPLRMMRAARFASQLQIEVSAEVRKAMSEMTERIDIISAERVRDELVKLINGAEPRAGINLLVETGLADKVLPEVSALRLEIDEHHRHKDVYQHSLTVLEQAIGLETDQDGPVPGPNFVLRFAALMHDIGKPATRKFEPSGAVSFRHHDVVGSKMVKARMRALRFDKETTKAVARLVELHMRFYGYGDAGWTDSAVRRYVTDAGELLEHLHRLTRSDVTTRNRKKADRLAFAYDDLEARIAQIAEQEELKSIRPDLDGQQIMALLGIKPGPVVGRAYNFLLELRLDEGPLGEEAAVEQLRAWWAEQPEAQEAITEE; encoded by the coding sequence ATGCATGCACTTCCCTCACCTGACGCATTGCGTCAAATCCTGCCCTCGGTCATTTTCGACTTGGCCGACCGCTTTGTCATGGCAGGCCATGAGCTGTCCCTGGTGGGTGGACCGGTTCGAGATCTGTACCTGGGCCGGGTTTCTCCGGACCTCGACTTCACCACGAGCGCGCGTCCCGAGGAAACCATCAAAGCGATCTCTGGCTGGGCTGACAATATCTGGGATGTGGGGCGCGAGTTCGGCACCATTGCCCTGAAAAAGGGTGAGCACACCCTAGAGGTCACGACCTATCGCGCTGATGCCTATGACAAGGAATCGCGGAAGCCTATCGTCGCCTTCGGCGATAACCTGCACGATGACCTGTTCCGCCGTGACTTCACCATGAACTCCATGGCCCTGAGGTTGCCGGACCTTGAACTTGTTGACCCGTTCGATGGCGTCTCATCGCTGGAGGACCACTGCATTCGCACCCCGGGCGCGCCTGACATTTCCTTCTCCGATGATCCCTTGCGCATGATGCGCGCCGCGCGCTTCGCTTCGCAGCTGCAAATCGAAGTGAGCGCCGAAGTGCGCAAGGCCATGAGCGAAATGACCGAGCGCATCGATATCATCTCCGCGGAACGCGTACGCGATGAACTGGTGAAGCTGATCAACGGCGCTGAACCCCGCGCCGGCATCAATCTGCTTGTCGAGACAGGGCTGGCCGATAAGGTGCTTCCCGAGGTGTCCGCCCTGCGTCTTGAAATTGATGAGCACCATCGGCATAAGGATGTCTACCAGCATTCACTGACCGTGCTCGAGCAGGCGATCGGGCTGGAAACCGATCAGGACGGTCCGGTTCCAGGACCGAACTTCGTGCTGCGCTTTGCCGCGTTGATGCACGATATCGGCAAGCCTGCGACTCGCAAATTCGAACCGAGCGGCGCGGTGTCTTTCCGCCACCACGACGTGGTCGGCTCCAAGATGGTCAAGGCGCGTATGCGTGCCTTGCGCTTCGACAAGGAAACCACCAAAGCGGTGGCCCGCCTTGTTGAATTGCATATGCGCTTCTACGGTTATGGCGATGCCGGGTGGACTGATTCGGCCGTTCGCCGCTATGTCACCGACGCGGGGGAATTGCTCGAGCATCTTCACCGGCTGACGCGTTCGGATGTCACCACGCGTAATCGCAAGAAGGCTGACCGGCTGGCCTTTGCCTACGATGACCTCGAGGCACGCATTGCCCAGATCGCTGAACAGGAAGAACTCAAGTCCATTCGACCGGATCTGGATGGACAGCAGATCATGGCCCTCTTGGGTATCAAGCCAGGTCCTGTGGTCGGCCGCGCGTACAACTTCCTGCTCGAGCTCCGTTTGGATGAGGGTCCGCTTGGTGAAGAGGCCGCCGTAGAACAGCTTCGCGCCTGGTGGGCTGAGCAACCAGAGGCCCAAGAAGCGATTACCGAAGAGTAA
- a CDS encoding DUF6716 putative glycosyltransferase, whose protein sequence is MKPSVLAIADSDSYLKLATSFLHRLGPEWDRKVYLARTPVMPTEQQISAAFEGTDLNPEMLEVIHLSQLEADSVQEDIIFASATGPVVAEIYSRMLRTEPVDARRTALISALPGVAYPATQKGWNYRRAGDAFICHSHAEARDFSFMTEYHAGHQPTIMVSKLPFLNCTGFPPAQGKLINRLVFAPQAKVPETAEQRESILLALEKASKMNPGLEVMIKLRAKAGEPQTHLEAHPYDSLFAQLRAQNKISAESRIQFDIGSMSEVLIPGSALVTVSSTAALESIDRGLPTMVLSDFGVNRQMINTVFVASGIIGDLDDVVALNFGEPSKAWLRENYFHRMDRSFFQSLEILAQRANSGKLRTDPEILAFIRRQPLRHRLRTALPSPLVRVLLRMRRSFRQSRRRSTRTLS, encoded by the coding sequence ATGAAACCCTCAGTTCTTGCGATCGCCGACTCAGATTCCTATCTGAAGCTGGCCACAAGTTTTTTGCACCGTCTGGGTCCTGAATGGGACCGCAAGGTGTATTTGGCGCGAACTCCGGTGATGCCCACTGAACAGCAGATTTCAGCGGCCTTCGAAGGGACCGACCTGAACCCCGAGATGCTCGAGGTCATCCATCTCTCGCAGCTGGAGGCTGATTCCGTCCAGGAAGACATCATTTTCGCTTCGGCCACAGGACCCGTTGTCGCCGAGATCTATTCGCGGATGCTGCGTACCGAACCAGTTGATGCGCGCCGTACGGCGTTGATCTCTGCCTTGCCCGGTGTTGCCTACCCTGCCACGCAGAAGGGCTGGAATTATCGCCGTGCTGGCGATGCTTTCATCTGCCATTCACATGCCGAAGCACGGGATTTCTCGTTCATGACCGAATACCACGCAGGACACCAGCCGACCATCATGGTCAGCAAGCTGCCTTTCCTGAACTGCACGGGGTTCCCTCCTGCTCAAGGGAAGCTGATCAATCGCTTGGTATTCGCACCGCAGGCGAAGGTGCCGGAGACAGCCGAGCAGCGCGAATCAATTCTGCTGGCGTTGGAGAAGGCTAGCAAGATGAATCCCGGGCTCGAAGTCATGATCAAGCTGCGGGCCAAAGCTGGCGAGCCTCAAACCCATCTGGAGGCTCATCCCTATGACAGCCTCTTCGCCCAGCTTCGGGCGCAGAACAAGATCAGTGCCGAGTCCCGCATCCAATTCGATATCGGGTCGATGAGTGAAGTGCTCATTCCCGGCAGTGCTCTGGTTACCGTATCCTCCACAGCGGCCTTGGAGTCCATAGATCGCGGCCTGCCCACCATGGTGCTCTCAGATTTCGGCGTAAACCGGCAAATGATCAATACCGTTTTTGTCGCCTCCGGGATCATCGGGGACCTGGATGATGTGGTGGCATTGAATTTTGGCGAGCCCAGTAAAGCGTGGCTGCGCGAGAACTACTTCCACCGCATGGATCGCAGCTTCTTTCAATCCTTGGAGATCCTTGCCCAAAGAGCGAATTCCGGCAAGCTGCGTACCGATCCCGAAATCCTGGCTTTCATTCGACGACAGCCGCTACGCCATCGACTGCGTACGGCGCTTCCCTCACCGTTGGTGAGGGTGCTGTTGAGGATGCGCCGAAGCTTCCGCCAATCACGGAGACGCAGCACTAGAACTCTGTCATGA
- a CDS encoding ParB/RepB/Spo0J family partition protein: protein MAEKKRGLGRGLGALISSSPVTETAEVTADVSRETTTPEVKQSTSKPKAARPVDMFFEPGRKSTAVKPAASTSKSTKRPRATMPGLNTTLGSKPATEVKSESKPADRVKPAKSSTLQDRKATSETENATGLVEVPGAQFAELDVKLIHPNRKQPRTNFDQEHMDELIHSIREIGLLQPIVVRPSREADDAPYELVMGERRWRATQAAGLETIPAIIRDTQDTDLLRDALLENLHRSQLNPLEEAAAYQQLLEEFNCTQEVLSDRIGRSRSQISNTIRLMKLPPLVQRRVAAGVLSAGHARALLGLSNNEAIEQLAQRIINEGLSVRATEEAVALSDDKPKKPAKMARETQRNERLDFLATSLSDRLDTNVKIQLGSRKGKVSIEFASVEDLNRIMQVIDPNMKQ from the coding sequence ATGGCAGAGAAGAAGCGTGGGCTAGGCCGGGGGCTGGGTGCTTTGATCTCGAGTTCACCGGTTACCGAGACGGCAGAAGTTACTGCGGATGTTTCACGTGAAACAACCACGCCAGAAGTTAAGCAAAGTACCTCAAAGCCTAAAGCTGCCCGGCCCGTGGACATGTTCTTCGAACCAGGACGTAAGTCCACAGCAGTGAAGCCAGCTGCGTCCACGAGCAAGTCAACGAAGCGTCCTCGAGCAACCATGCCTGGCCTCAATACGACGCTTGGCTCGAAGCCTGCAACAGAGGTTAAGTCAGAATCCAAACCTGCAGATCGAGTAAAACCTGCTAAAAGTTCAACGCTTCAGGACCGCAAAGCTACCTCAGAGACTGAAAACGCAACGGGTTTGGTAGAAGTACCCGGTGCACAGTTCGCTGAACTTGACGTCAAGCTGATTCACCCGAACCGTAAGCAGCCTCGTACCAATTTCGACCAGGAGCATATGGATGAACTCATCCACTCCATTCGAGAAATTGGATTGCTGCAGCCAATTGTTGTTCGGCCATCACGCGAGGCTGATGACGCGCCATATGAACTTGTCATGGGTGAACGTCGTTGGCGCGCGACCCAGGCTGCTGGCCTCGAAACGATCCCTGCGATCATTCGAGATACGCAGGATACCGACCTCCTGCGTGATGCTCTCCTCGAGAACCTGCACCGCTCTCAGCTGAACCCACTCGAAGAGGCAGCTGCTTATCAGCAACTTCTAGAGGAATTCAACTGTACTCAAGAGGTACTTTCTGATCGAATTGGTCGTTCAAGGTCTCAAATCTCGAATACGATTCGCCTCATGAAGCTTCCGCCTCTCGTGCAGCGTCGTGTGGCGGCCGGAGTTCTATCGGCAGGACATGCCCGAGCTTTGTTGGGACTGTCTAATAATGAAGCTATCGAGCAGTTGGCTCAGCGAATCATCAATGAGGGTCTTTCAGTACGTGCTACCGAAGAGGCTGTGGCGCTCAGCGATGATAAGCCGAAGAAGCCCGCAAAGATGGCCAGAGAGACTCAACGAAATGAGCGGCTCGACTTCTTGGCGACATCTTTGTCAGATCGCCTGGATACGAATGTAAAGATTCAGCTTGGTTCACGAAAGGGTAAAGTGAGCATCGAGTTCGCTTCCGTGGAGGACCTCAACAGGATCATGCAGGTCATCGATCCCAATATGAAGCAGTAA
- a CDS encoding inositol-3-phosphate synthase has translation MPENPIRVAIVGVGNCATSLIQGVEYYRNADIESTVPGLMHVQFGQYHVGDVQFVAAFDVDAKKVGLDLSDAILASENNTIKIADVPTTGVTVQRGHTLDGLGKYYRETIEESGAEPVDIVQNLKDNKVDVLVCYLPVGSEEAAKYYAQCAIDAGVAFVNALPVFIAGTPEWAEKFTDAGVPIVGDDIKSQIGATITHRVMAKLFEDRGVVLDRTYQLNVGGNMDFKNMLERDRLESKKISKTQAVTSNTSAKLAADDVHIGPSDYVAWLDDRKWAFVRLEGRNFGDAPVNLEYKLEVWDSPNSAGVIIDAVRAAKIALDRGIGGPILSASSYFMKSPPEQYDDETARAKVEAFIRGDVER, from the coding sequence GTGCCAGAGAATCCGATCCGCGTTGCCATCGTTGGCGTAGGCAACTGCGCCACTTCCCTGATCCAGGGTGTTGAGTACTACCGAAATGCCGATATTGAGTCCACCGTTCCCGGGCTCATGCATGTGCAGTTCGGCCAGTACCACGTTGGCGACGTACAGTTCGTTGCCGCCTTCGACGTTGATGCCAAGAAGGTCGGCCTTGATCTTTCGGACGCCATTTTGGCTAGCGAAAACAACACCATCAAGATCGCCGACGTCCCGACCACGGGCGTAACCGTCCAGCGCGGCCACACCCTCGATGGGCTGGGAAAGTACTACCGCGAGACCATCGAAGAATCTGGTGCTGAGCCTGTAGACATTGTTCAGAACCTCAAGGACAACAAGGTTGATGTCCTGGTTTGCTACTTGCCGGTTGGTTCAGAAGAAGCCGCTAAGTACTACGCCCAGTGCGCCATCGATGCCGGCGTCGCTTTTGTTAATGCGCTTCCGGTCTTCATCGCTGGCACGCCTGAATGGGCCGAGAAGTTCACCGATGCTGGCGTGCCTATCGTCGGCGACGACATCAAGAGCCAGATCGGTGCAACCATCACGCACCGAGTCATGGCCAAGCTGTTCGAAGACCGCGGCGTCGTGCTGGATCGCACCTATCAGTTGAACGTTGGCGGCAACATGGACTTCAAGAACATGCTCGAGCGCGATCGCTTGGAATCAAAGAAGATTTCCAAGACACAGGCTGTCACTTCCAATACCTCGGCAAAGCTGGCGGCCGATGATGTCCACATCGGCCCGAGCGACTACGTTGCCTGGCTTGATGACCGCAAGTGGGCTTTCGTGCGCCTTGAGGGTCGCAACTTCGGTGATGCCCCGGTGAATCTGGAGTACAAACTGGAGGTCTGGGATTCCCCGAACTCTGCCGGGGTGATCATCGATGCTGTACGCGCTGCGAAGATCGCGCTGGATCGCGGCATCGGCGGTCCGATCCTGTCGGCATCAAGCTACTTCATGAAGTCGCCGCCAGAGCAGTACGACGATGAGACTGCACGCGCGAAGGTGGAAGCTTTCATCCGCGGCGACGTGGAGCGCTAA
- the murJ gene encoding murein biosynthesis integral membrane protein MurJ → MTQVPNSSAGSDQQPMTGAMDLVAEPPAELHRQQGRSRSKIYALMASGTLVSRLLGFVRTALLAMAIGSVTSVADIFEKANVIPTIIYMLLAGGVFNVVLIPQLIKASKAKDRGAAYTSKLISLTVVVMGILTLILTLGARPLITALTNNWSEPMIVLGTAFAYWSLPQIFFYGLYAVLGQVLNANGRFAAFMWAPAINNIIQLLVIGAFIMTFGAYTSGDPMQDWSSLKTMWLAGGATLGIVMQSLVLFWPLKKVGLKLTLDFGWRGMGLRHVGKLAIWTLAAMVIGNLSSLLYSKIVSGATAARAQMPAEQAASVAGEYALNTSQLITVLPHSLFALTVATVLFNDFARAFSEKRVNDVGQLLNRGMRSTAIPIVFCTIVFIVLAGPLGRLFAGSSDNAAQAAGALGQLLVLTALGLPFKSLQFFMLRVFYAEEDTRTPMLIQTATAALGLVLAFSAAALVDPMHIAAAIAFIYGLTNVLGCIGTHYLVKRRYGSYGVTSVIDTYVRVGWMATIAGAFGSLVLWLLGGFSFGFAYSSLINAIISIILVAGTMGVVYIGLLHKTKVPELDGFLGPILRRIPGFKR, encoded by the coding sequence ATGACTCAGGTTCCTAATTCATCTGCCGGCTCCGATCAGCAGCCAATGACCGGGGCCATGGACTTAGTCGCCGAACCTCCTGCGGAGCTGCATCGTCAGCAAGGCAGGTCCCGCTCCAAGATCTATGCCCTGATGGCCTCGGGCACCCTCGTATCGCGACTGCTCGGATTCGTGCGCACCGCGCTGCTGGCCATGGCCATCGGCTCGGTCACCTCGGTGGCCGACATCTTTGAAAAAGCCAACGTCATCCCGACGATCATCTACATGCTGCTGGCCGGCGGCGTGTTCAATGTGGTGCTCATTCCCCAGCTGATCAAGGCCTCCAAGGCCAAGGACCGAGGGGCTGCCTACACTTCAAAGCTGATCTCGCTGACCGTGGTGGTGATGGGCATCCTGACCCTGATACTCACGCTGGGCGCGCGGCCGCTGATCACGGCGCTGACCAATAACTGGTCCGAACCGATGATCGTTCTCGGCACCGCCTTCGCCTACTGGTCATTGCCGCAGATCTTCTTCTACGGGCTCTACGCGGTGCTCGGCCAGGTATTGAACGCCAACGGCCGATTCGCCGCCTTCATGTGGGCACCGGCGATCAATAACATCATCCAGCTGCTGGTCATTGGCGCGTTCATCATGACCTTCGGCGCCTATACGTCGGGTGATCCGATGCAGGACTGGAGCTCGCTGAAAACCATGTGGCTGGCTGGCGGAGCCACCCTGGGCATCGTTATGCAGTCTCTGGTGCTGTTCTGGCCGCTGAAGAAGGTCGGTCTCAAGCTCACGCTCGACTTCGGCTGGCGCGGCATGGGCCTGCGCCACGTGGGAAAGCTGGCGATCTGGACCCTGGCCGCCATGGTCATCGGCAACCTCTCCTCGCTGCTGTACTCCAAGATCGTCTCCGGGGCGACCGCCGCTCGCGCCCAGATGCCGGCCGAGCAGGCCGCCTCGGTGGCCGGCGAATACGCGCTGAACACCTCGCAGCTGATCACCGTCCTGCCGCACTCCCTGTTCGCCTTGACGGTGGCCACGGTGCTGTTCAACGACTTCGCTCGCGCCTTCTCCGAGAAGCGCGTCAACGATGTCGGCCAGCTGCTGAACCGCGGCATGCGCTCCACCGCGATCCCGATCGTATTCTGCACCATCGTATTCATCGTGCTCGCCGGACCTTTGGGCCGCCTCTTTGCCGGTTCCTCCGATAATGCCGCGCAGGCCGCCGGTGCCCTGGGCCAGCTGCTGGTGCTGACCGCTTTGGGTCTGCCGTTCAAGTCCCTGCAGTTCTTCATGCTGCGCGTGTTCTACGCCGAAGAAGATACCCGCACCCCGATGCTCATCCAGACCGCCACCGCGGCTCTGGGCCTGGTCCTGGCCTTCTCCGCCGCCGCGCTGGTCGATCCGATGCACATCGCCGCGGCCATTGCCTTCATCTACGGACTGACCAACGTGCTGGGCTGCATCGGCACCCATTACCTGGTCAAGCGCCGCTACGGCAGCTACGGCGTCACTTCGGTGATCGATACCTACGTCCGCGTGGGATGGATGGCGACCATCGCCGGTGCCTTCGGTAGCCTCGTGCTTTGGCTGCTGGGCGGATTCAGCTTCGGCTTCGCCTACAGTTCGCTGATCAACGCCATCATTTCGATCATTCTGGTCGCCGGAACCATGGGCGTGGTCTACATCGGTTTGCTGCACAAAACCAAGGTCCCGGAGCTCGATGGCTTCCTCGGCCCGATCCTTCGTAGGATCCCAGGATTCAAGCGCTGA
- the trxA gene encoding thioredoxin, which produces MSNAKAVTEATFQSEVLDAEKPVIVDFWAEWCGPCRQLGPVLDQIAEEHAAKVDVVKVNVDENQGIAAKYGITSIPAVYVFKGGEHVATSIGAKPKAVIEKDFADYL; this is translated from the coding sequence ATGAGCAACGCAAAAGCAGTAACTGAAGCAACCTTCCAGAGCGAAGTTCTGGATGCCGAAAAGCCAGTCATCGTCGATTTCTGGGCAGAGTGGTGCGGCCCTTGCCGTCAGCTTGGTCCAGTTCTGGATCAGATCGCTGAAGAGCACGCTGCAAAGGTAGACGTCGTCAAGGTCAACGTTGACGAGAACCAGGGCATTGCCGCCAAGTACGGCATCACCAGCATCCCAGCTGTTTACGTCTTCAAGGGTGGCGAGCACGTTGCCACTTCGATCGGTGCAAAGCCAAAGGCTGTCATCGAGAAGGACTTTGCGGATTACCTGTAA